A section of the Pseudophryne corroboree isolate aPseCor3 chromosome 11, aPseCor3.hap2, whole genome shotgun sequence genome encodes:
- the NUDT22 gene encoding uridine diphosphate glucose pyrophosphatase NUDT22 isoform X2: MDPEISILYCSPCPQGIPQRRVRVQLSPMYQRRSLPPPLEEQILLDWEERQRKQPWVFNGAKFRLHSVMSEGDKANQKEEADQNKERIKNESREGGETESDMDEGGGLTLHLALTSYRDFLGTNWSGEARALQERGAQEHGDTEAYLAHPLGVGAALQCKDGCFVLLRRSHRVGEAAGLLDVPGGHPEPKAEERERDMDVLYCSHHRRLLLSLHSRRGSAAHTDRHLLLRLEEESASRRCSTFTTCLTLQTPAPGALPPLSSTQGP; encoded by the exons ATGGATCCAGAGATCTCCATCTTGTACTGCAGTCCTTGTCCTCAGGGCATTCCCCAACGTAGAGTCCGTGTCCAGCTTTCCCCAATGTATCAGAGACGGAGTCTGCCTCCTCCACTGGAAGAGCAAATCCTCCTGGACTGGGAAGAACGTCAGCGCAAGCAACCATGGGTATTTAATGGGGCAAAGTTCAGGCTTCATTCTGTCATGTCTGAAGGAGATAAAGCCAACCAAAAAGAAGAAGCAgatcagaataaagagagaatcaagaATGAAAGCAGAGAAGGAGGAGAAACTGAATCTGATATGGATGAAGGGGGAGGCCTGACTCTACATCTGGCACTCACATCTTACAGAGACTTCTTAGGCACCAACTGGTCTGGTGAGGCAAGAGCGTTACAGGAAAGGGGAGCACAAGAGCATGGGGACACTGAAGCTTACTTGGCACATCCCCTTGGTGTAGGAGCTGCACTCCAATGTAAAGATGGATGCTTTGTTCTGCTGAGGAGGAGCCACAGGGTGGGCGAGGCAGCTGGTCTGCTGGATGTACCAGGAGGACATCCTGAGCCTAAG gccgaggagagagagagagatatggatgtGCTGTACTGTAGTCACCACAGGCGCCTCTTGCTGTCCCTGCACTCCAGACGCGGCTCCGctgcacacacagacagacacctgctgctgaggctggaggaggagaGCGCCAGCCGCCGCTGCTCAACTTTCACCACGTGCCTTACACTACAGACGCCGGCTCCAGGAGCGCTGCCGCCGCTGTCTTCTACACAGGGTCCCTGA